One part of the Arvicanthis niloticus isolate mArvNil1 chromosome 15, mArvNil1.pat.X, whole genome shotgun sequence genome encodes these proteins:
- the LOC117720711 gene encoding vomeronasal type-1 receptor 90-like: MSLLGFYIFIIIGHRPKPTDLISCQLTFIHIMVFLTGGDLLLTDIFESLNINNDFKCKATFYISTVMRGLSICTTCLLSVFQAVTISPSTSLLAKFKHKLKKYMIYVFLCIWSFCFSYSSSRIFYALGFTNASETNQMQVTKSCSLLHMNYIIRVLVFTVTTSRDVFLVGIMLTTSTYMVIILCRHQRQCKYLHNISHMRASPEKRATQTILLLVVVFVVMYWVDFIISSTSVLLWMYNPVILRVQKFVMYAFPTITPLVQISSDNRIIIMMKNMHSKHLQSLF; this comes from the coding sequence ATGTCTCTTCTTGGCTTCTATATTTTCATAATCATAGGTCACAGACCTAAACCCACTGACTTGATCTCCTGTCAACTGACCTTCATTCACATAATGGTGTTCCTCACTGGAGGGGATCTTTTGCTTACAGATATATTTGAGTCACTGAACATTAATAATGACTTCAAATGTAAGGCAACTTTTTACATAAGCACAGTGATGAGAGGCCTCTCTATCTGTACCACTTGCCTCCTCAGTGTGTTCCAGGCTGTTACAATCAGTCCCAGTACCTCTTTGTTGGCAAAATTTAAGCATAAACTAAAGAAATACATGATCTATGTTTTCTTATGTATTTGGTCATTCTGTTTTTCCTACAGTAGTAGCCGAATCTTCTATGCTCTCGGTTTTACTAATGCGAGTGAGACCAACCAGATGCAGGTCACTAAATCCTGCTCACTCCTACACATGAACTACATCATCAGGGTATTGGTTTTTACAGTGACAACCTCCAGGGATGTGTTTCTTGTAGGAATCATGCTGACCACAAGTACATACATGGTGATTATCTTGTGCAGACATCAGAGGCAATGCAAGTATCTTCACAACATCAGCCACATGAGAGCATCTCCTGAGAAAAGGGCCACCCAGACTATCTTGCTGCTGGTGGTTGTCTTTGTGGTCATGTACTGGGTGGACTTCATCATCTCATCCACCTCAGTCCTGTTGTGGATGTACAACCCAGTCATCCTGAGGGTTCAGAAGTTTGTGATGTATGCCTTTCCCACAATTACTCCTTTGGTACAAATCAGTTCTGATAACAGAATAATAATTATGATGAAAAACATGCATTCAAAGCACCTCcagagtcttttttaa